In the genome of Mauremys mutica isolate MM-2020 ecotype Southern chromosome 8, ASM2049712v1, whole genome shotgun sequence, one region contains:
- the GFRA3 gene encoding GDNF family receptor alpha-3, with translation MGLPLLLGLLLCRAGGLLALPRDCIAAEKICLMDPACNATYQALENCSLDKTHFLPLSPDARARCWDAKLDLRSSPLLHCKCHRRMRRQKHCLRIYWTVHSSFTHGYFNLETSPYEDPANEEPWKIDYNKLAALVSGSHLAGDSANPCLKATHFCSLNKKCVHLRTYYASSCTKGAESGDTCDQRKCHKRLRQFFEKVPEDFTKRLLFCPCQDELCGERRRKTIVPECSFQDSIKPNCLLLLDSCIKDHICKSRLADFQQNCQPAGMSPDGCSQHNQAACLKAYMGMIGTAMTPNYVGNSSTEVSLWCTCENSGNQQEECDQIRSMFISNKCLKNTIQSQMHLSQATLEGQEGLFYMPSLSFQGDSTNTSLASEMCQVTKTKTWPDISEYNSMPMASSVYSGAGVSWPPMALLLLLLLLSPP, from the exons ATggggctccctctgctgctggggctgctcctctGCCGAGCCG GAGGCCTCCTTGCTCTGCCAAGGGACTGCATAGCAGCTGAGAAGATTTGCCTCATGGACCCTGCCTGCAATGCCACCTACCAGGCCCTGGAAAACTGCTCCCTTGATAAGACACATTTCCTCCCTCTGAGTCCTGATGCCAGAGCAAGGTGCTGGGATGCAAAGCTAGACCTCAGAAGCAGCCCTTTACTGCATTGCAAGTGTCACCGCCGCATGAGGAGACAGAAGCACTGCCTGCGCATCTACTGGACTGTTCACTCCAGCTTCACACACG GTTATTTCAATTTGGAGACTTCTCCTTATGAGGATCCAGCAAATGAAGAACCCTGGAAGATTGACTACAACAAGCTGGCAGCTTTGGTTTCAG GTTCACATCTAGCAGGGGACAGCGCAAATCCCTGCCTGAAAGCAACTCACTTCTGCAGTCTGAATAAGAAATGTGTCCATCTGCGCACATATTATGCCTCCAGCTGCACCAAGGGGGCAGAGTCTGGAGACACCTGTGACCAGCGTAAGTGCCACAAAAGGCTACGACAGTTCTTTGAGAAGGTCCCTGAGGATTTCACCAAGAGGCTCCTGTTCTGTCCATGTCAAGATGAGCTCTGTGGGGAGCGACGCCGGAAAACCATTGTCCCTGAGTGCTCCTTCCAGGACAGCATCAAACCCAACTGCCTCCTTCTTTTGGACTCCTGTATCAAAGACCATATCTGCAA ATCCCGACTGGCTGATTTCCAACAGAACTGTCAGCCTGCAGGCATGTCCCCAGATGGCTGTTCTCAGCACAACCAAGCTGCGTGCCTGAAGGCTTACATGGGGATGATTG GTACAGCCATGACACCAAACTATGTTGGTAACTCCAGCACGGAGGTTTCGCTATGGTGTACCTGTGAGAACAGTGGCAACCAGCAGGAGGAGTGTGACCAGATACGCAGCATGTTCATTAGCAACAAATGCCTCA aaaatacaattcaGTCTCAGATGCATCTGAGCCAGGCAACTCTGGAGGGGCAGGAAGGATTGTTTTACATGCCTTCCCTGAGCTTCCAGGGGGACAGCACCAACACTTCTCTTGCTTCAGAAATGTGCCAG GTCACCAAGACAAAGACATGGCCAGACATCTCTGAATACAACAGCATGCCCATGGCCTCCTCTGTGTATTCTGGAGCTGGGGTTTCCTGGCCCCcaatggccctgctgctgctactgcttctGCTCAGCCCACCTTAA